The Mercenaria mercenaria strain notata chromosome 10, MADL_Memer_1, whole genome shotgun sequence genome contains a region encoding:
- the LOC123560549 gene encoding arginine transporter 1-like: MLAIFSYMTMGAIGSALLCGFVYDYQRKRYANAGKIKRVYIPVVLPMCLVIFYSVGTTILCYIKHEVAPYFAFVLFTLFRTSLFTVAVAFIGDAFPLDYFGVLLGFMQLSAGIAGLAQNPLFQWYDAYDGSYMHVNILLLALEVSTVIHPIFLYMKGRRDKGDGSGSVYRLDYTIDVPTTA, encoded by the exons ATGCTTGCTATATTCTCATACATGACAATGGGAGCAATTGGTTCTGCGTTGCTGTGTGGTTTTGTATATGATTATCAACGTAAAAGATACGCCA aTGCTGGTAAAATCAAGCGTGTTTACATTCCTGTAGTGCTACCGATGTGTTTGGTCATCTTCTACTCTGTAGGCACTACAATACTCTGCTATATCAAACACGAAGTCGCCCCGTATTTTGCATTTGTACTGTTCACCTTATTCCGGACGTCGTTGTTTACCGTGGCCGTGGCTTTTATTGGCGATGC ATTTCCATTGGACTATTTTGGTGTGTTGCTTGGCTTTATGCAGCTATCAGCGGGAATAGCCGGTCTTGCACAGAACCCATTGTTCCAATGGTATGACGCCTACGACGGATCTTATATGCAT GTTAATATTTTGCTGCTTGCTCTCGAAGTGTCCACAGTGATCCATCCTATATTCCTGTATATGAAAGGTCGTCGGGACAAAGGTGACGGTAGTGGCAGTGTTTATAGACTAGATTATACGATTGACGTACCGACGACGGCGTGA